The following DNA comes from Alnus glutinosa chromosome 6, dhAlnGlut1.1, whole genome shotgun sequence.
AAttcatggagagagagagagagagagagagaggaatggcTTAAATCTAATATATGCAACAGTAGACCAAACAACACATGCatacaattttctttaaatCACGCATTCTCTATTGTGAGTAAGCAATTATCATTTATGCTGATGATTTCCTAATAAGCAAGAAAAGACTGGTGCTACATGCCCTCAAGCCTCACACTGGCACAGGCTGCAGGTTCTACCTtataatataaacataacaTGTTGCATTGCTAGTAGGCTCTAAAAGAGATGAGTCTTCTTTTTAACATGAAAGGACAGCAGGAGCACAGGAAGAAAGGCCTCATTTTCCTCTTGAACACAACAATATGATTTCATGGAGTACTCACTTTATGAAGTAGATTCTCACTTCGAATGAAAAGCATAAGTTCTCCAACATAACAATTGAAACCCCTATTCAAACCTGCCTGGAATTTCAACATGCAAAACCCTACATTTGCATATATAGCCTCCTTCTAAATCCTATCATACAATTTAAGCATAACACTTTTAATCATAGTAAAAAACAGAGTAGATAATCTTATCCTACATCACATACCATCAATCtgaacataaatattttttttgataagtatcaATCTGAACATAAATATTCCACTACCTgagaccaaaagaaaaataaaattcaaccaaaactaaaatataaactaaattcTACCTCCTTTTCAACTCTTGTAGACACGGGGACGGATCCAGGGAGTTGAAGCTCACCAGTTTCCCTCTTATGCTTCTCATATTCCAAAAGTGCCTGCACAAACTGAAAATAATCAGGGAAGAGAAAGACAGAAATAAAATCAAGCAGATTATTCTTGGAAGGTAGCAATTTATTACGATGATCGAGACACACTGCAGAATATAAAGCTGAGAAATAGACAGTAGTGACATTTGCTTTcataacacccccccccccccccccccaaaccaccaaaaaaaaaagaaaggcacACGCAGTTAAATATCCACTTTATTGTAtttgagagggaaaaaaaaatgaaatgaacatCATAAATGAGACATTCCAATTCAAATGATGCCTACACCACTTAAAACTTCCTAATTTAAAAGCCCCCATGcgtagagaaaataaaaataaccagTGCTGCAGTCATTACTAGTTAAGTCCTATCCACCAACTTTTGGAttgcaaaaagaaagaagatgcaTGACTGATTATTTCAACTTGAATCCACACAATTAAGCACCCCATAAGTCTAGACATTACCTTCTCATAGAAAATGCGGAATGTCCAAGAGACTGTTGTACAGGTcctgtagagagagagagagagagagagagagagagagaggtaagtTCATTGAACAAATTATGAAAAGATATTATCTTCTGTGCAGCTtacaaacccaaaaatttaaacaattgcTACAGCAGAACAGCTAAACTTCCATATGTCAAAGCCATGCAGATTGTAAAtgattataaaaaaacaatCGACCAAAACATTCCTTACTTGGGGGGATGGAAAGACTCTCCTACTTGCCGCCACAACTTGGATGAAGTCACCTGCAGATACCATAAAGTAAAAGCAGCTTTGttatattttaatagtattaCAACATTTAATCACAAAACCCTCAGTCAGGCCATTAGTCGATCCAGCAAAGGTTGAATTTTGTACATCCTATCATAGATTGCCTATGATATTTCAACTCAATCAAGTCTTTGCCTAAGTTTTGAACATTCTTAGAGGCCAGGACTCGGttaaaagggggaaaaaaacgTAATCGTGGTGTGGGTTGGGGTGCATCAATTGTAAATGACATGAACATgtacaaatttcttttcttttcttttttaaaaaaagaaataaaaaataaaaaaatcttacatACTACAAATGCCCATAGGCACGTGTTAGATAAGTGGTTTACCCAACAAGCTAACAAGTTTACTCATTATTTAACATCCAATCAAATCATGTAATAAAATTTAGCAGTGCAGTTTAGCAGTAGAGAATCCCAGCTGAAgctcaaaattcctaaaaaagaAAGTAGAAGACTCAATTTCATAATTCATTAATGTTAACGAAACTCGcatggaaaaagggaaaggcAAGACTTTATATATCTTACATATTTGCAAATGGAAGAAGATAAGAGAAAACTCATTTggattgttttgaaaagaattttttaatttgttttgaaaagtgtgttagTGGCAAGGGCCACATCTGAAAACTCATTGGGATGACTGATGTTTGAGAagtgtttttagtgtttgaaaagcgaaaatatttttctaaaatttaccaaacacacccttgATTTCGTAAATCGTAAATGAAGATAATCTCACCAATCCCATTAATTTAATCACTTTTCAGACACAAGGAGatattccaaaataaataacactagTTGCTTCACCTACATTGGAAAAGTTACCAGTTGCCACAAAAAACTAACACCTCTGCTACTATGAGTAACGCTCACGAAAATGGAGGCATTCCTACATTCTGCTCTTCGATGGCCTCATCATGAATATTTCCTTTCCCTGTTTTATGTCGCTACTCGAGGCATTTAGATTTTGAATCAGAATTTAATCAGGTGCTTTGAATCTTAAATCATAAATTTCATAGTACATAATAGCTACAATTGTGAGAACTTAGTTGAATTGGTATCAGTCACCAGGTTAGATCCAAACTACCACcatcctctttttcttcttcttcattgaaAACTTCCTCCAACACTCCTGCCACCAAGCACTCAAGAGTCATAACAGTTGCAAGCCCGCGTCAGAATGAGGTGGTACTAGGCTATATGGGCACCAAAGCCATAGTCCTTACAACATTCCCTGGCCTCCCACTTCATGGGAGCCTATTATCTGTTGTCAAAAACCCCCTAAATACTTTCTCTCAGTAATTGCATGTTGTTCTTCTTGCTCATGCACATCTACAGAAAGTAAGAACAGCCCTAAAAAGGTTTGTCAACCTTGCACCCACCAATTCTGAATACCAACTCCAGTGAAAACAGAATGAAGAGCCAGAGCAACATGCTTTGAATGTGGCAGCTTTGCTCTTATACAGGCTTTTATGTTATGATGAGCAATTGAAGCATTGGAATAAAGTTGAGCAACTATGATTGCTGCAAATTTGTGAAATATGAAGACAAGGTAATAAATACTAAATTGGATCATTTGCCCCTCAGTTCCAGACAATGCAATAGAAAGTATTGAATTGAATATTCCAAAGAAATGAAGCTGAAAAGCAAGATTTGGTTCCTAACAGACTAATAAAAACCTGAAGCCTTTGAAGAAGGGAAGAGTAAAAACGTTAtctcaagtggtaagggccttGGTCTTGGTGGCATTTTCATCAGGTTTAAGGTTCGAATCCCCTTAGGTACAAACAATTCCTTGGGGCCACCCACCGGTGAAGCTGGAGTATTACCCAATCCATATAGAAGGGACACTTTGCATGGGTCCGAGGTTTACCCAACAGGGTTTGGTCGACAAAGTGGCCCTACCCTGGAGGGGTTTCtcgtcataatttttttaaaaaaaaaaaaaaaaaattccaaacaatCACTCTCTTCCCTCCTTTGGTTTCTACTTAATTAATACATGGATTTAGAAGCAATTAATCTATCAAATAACCTAAACAAATATCAATTATGTAACCAATTGCATATATGCCAATCACACCACTCCAGTTTAAGTTGCAAAAACAACTTCTCATCCAtttcatatataatattactccATGTTCTAGTCAACATGCAAATTTTTAAGTTTGAGTATTACAAAATATAGAACCTCATTTGCATTAAAACCATTTCATTTTCTTAAGTGGTTTATAATTATAACCAGAAAGTtgaagttaaaaaataataatcgtGCAAGTGTTTACTTGCTGATGTCTAATAAAGcaggaaaaaacaaagaatagcTGTAACAGAGCctgaaatataaataattacTAACATAGGATGATTAAAGCATACCAGTTCGTAGCCACCCAATCTAATAACAGCTCTCCATAACCTACACCCCAAGAAAGCATGCATAAGTTAGCCCCTACATAAAACCAGACAAGGAAATCCCCACATTCAAAACAATCagtatcatcatcatcaacagaAACTTACTTGAGGCAGTTTAGTGGCTCTCCATAAAATTTAGGGGGCTTAAATTCAAGAGCCTTCTCCCTATGGAAACGCTCCAGCTCCTTCATGAATGCAGCTTGCTCCTGTGGCGTCCCCCATTCATCTGCCTCGGACATCTGCACATTAAGCATGAAAAATCTGAGTAACATGGCATTTTGACTTGTACCCCCATTTGTTAAATTACCGAAAAAAACAAATTTGCGCCGGGTTTTCACTTGAAGTACCTCAACATCACTCAACCATACATTCTTATTTTGAGCTACCGGGGTCGAATACCCCACAGCATCAAGAGTTGTCGGAGCTTCAAGATGAATTTCAATGCGGCCATCGGTACCATTGCTTTTACTTTCTAGCGGTTTTTCATTAACCTTAACATCAGCAGCACCATCGATTTTTCCATCATCAACGGCAGCCTTATCATCATGAGCATCAAGCATAACCTGATCTTCAGCCGGCGATACGAGACTCTTATCCTCCTCATTGGTCCCCGATTTCCCATTTTCACTActagggttttgattttgatCGTCCTCCTTTGAGATAGTAGTAGGATGCTCCTGGCGTTGAACACTCGCATCAACAAGGTCGATATCGGAACCTTTGGGAGAATCCTGTTCCAACGTTTCTTTATCCCCCTCCATCTCGCTTATATTGGTTCTTCAGTCTGaatgtaatattatatactacgTTATATATTTTACTATATATTATAATGCATTATTGTACTGTTGTTAgcacatgataaaataaacGCAAAAATCAAGAAAACGACACTCATTGCCGGTGATCCACCAGAATAAAAAAAGGCTTAAATATTTGacaattttgccttttttttaaaaaaaaaaaaaaaaaaaaaaaaaatcgaaacccTAACTCCCCGTTTGGTCTCTGAGATAACGAAGGAAACATAAAGAGAAGTGTCACAATTtcgagtatttttttttacatcgtTTCCCTCGTATTTTGCTCGAGAACCAAACACAGAAGTGTCTCTTCGAATGTGTTAAAAAATGCGAGaagataaaacacaaaagaCTCTTTTCTTAAAGTTCACGAAAAAATACCACGAAAACGGTTCTTAGAGGAACGGCGGAGGTGTATGAAGCTTGCTTGCTTGCGAGGGAGTGAATCTAAGGGCGCAAGTGAAATGCCTGCCGAGAAAGAAGACCCCAACGGCGTCGTCTTAGGGCTTTCGGTTAGAGAATGCAGGGGAAGAGAGTGTTAGGAAATAAATGTAGAGAACGGAAGGGAATGAATTCTTATCCAGAATACATAGAAAGTGTCGTTCATGGCATGTACAGGTGGATTTTGTTAAAGTGAGGAGCACTTAAACGCCGGGGTGGTGGAGAGATAGAGCTGACTCTGGATAAAAGACGAATCCAGCCAGAGGAAAACCCAGGGCGGTCAGAGCGTCCTCTGCTCGTTTTGGAGCTCAAAAACCGCAcctttgactcaacacggggttAACACCTGGACCGGTTTAATCAGAGCGAAATTCCCCCAAATTAATTCGTTTTAAAGGCTGCGTTACCATTTGGGTGTGTTTGTCTCCGGGGTGATGTACATTCTCGTGCCGGGATAGGGTCAATGCTGCGTTTGGTTTGAGGGATTtggagggaaaagaaaatgggtttttttttttttttttttggtaagttaaAAGAAAATGGGTTTCATTTGTGTCCAGTTAACATTACGGaaaataagtaaattttttttttttttttaatgagctATATGATTCCATGTATTTGATAATGAGATTCGACACTGTCATTGATAGCGATGGCAATTAGTCAATTTcctacttcttttttatttttttatttattataagtGATACGTGAcgtattttatttgttttaacaTAACATGTTAATAAAATCCGTCAAACTTTTTAACGATAGAAagtaatttgttatttatgcaTACTTCAAGTGGCTATtataatattgttatatataagGAGTTTATTGCAAATCAAATATGAGCAATAAAAGGTTTTCAAAATAATGGTCCCAAGTAACGTGGCACAATTTCATCACTTTGTGTTTCACCGGGTGACACattacttagaaaaaaaaatatatatatatatatatatagaaaacttgatttatgagtttttttattactaattaAGTTAAATACTTTATTGTCTCGTCAGttttaataactttatttttttcaacctCATTTCATTTTCGATTAAATGTGGTACCTCACTTATGagtagggttgacaattttgacacgactcaaCAACTCAACGTGAACACGACATAAAATTAGCAGGTTTGAATTTACCTTAAACGAGTTTGAGTCATAAAtgggttgacccgtttagctCGGTCTGGCGGGTAGTGTCACGGGTCACTCATGGGTGACCTGCCAGACacgaatttttattattattattattattattttaagtaaatGGCCAAATGGGAATAAAACTGAACATGggattattaatttattactatttactattgaa
Coding sequences within:
- the LOC133870732 gene encoding AT-rich interactive domain-containing protein 6 produces the protein MEGDKETLEQDSPKGSDIDLVDASVQRQEHPTTISKEDDQNQNPSSENGKSGTNEEDKSLVSPAEDQVMLDAHDDKAAVDDGKIDGAADVKVNEKPLESKSNGTDGRIEIHLEAPTTLDAVGYSTPVAQNKNVWLSDVEMSEADEWGTPQEQAAFMKELERFHREKALEFKPPKFYGEPLNCLKLWRAVIRLGGYELVTSSKLWRQVGESFHPPKTCTTVSWTFRIFYEKALLEYEKHKRETGELQLPGSVPVSTRVEKEGSGYQAPGSGRARRDAAARAMQGWHSQRLLGYGEVAEPIIKDKNLNSAQKREKNLRSIGLLKHKSPTSLEHGEKAAIIEADKQLVTTVVDVGPPADWVKINVRETKDCFEVYALVPGLLREEVRVQSDPAGRLVITGQPEQLDNPWGITPFKKVVSLPARIDPLQTSAVVSLHGRLFVRVPFE